Within Triticum dicoccoides isolate Atlit2015 ecotype Zavitan chromosome 1B, WEW_v2.0, whole genome shotgun sequence, the genomic segment CGGGCAGTGCAGTCCGGGGCACAAGGGTCCTGGTACTACCCAGGTGCGAAGAACCCCGGAGGCGACTGCAATGAGCAAAAATGTCACTCACCGGCCTAAACGACGAGCAAACACTCGAACGTGAGAGCAAGGGATCACCCAATGAATGGACGAGCTCCAAGGAGGGAGCAGAGAGGGAGGCAAGAACCATGCTTTCAGAGAAGTGGCGGTCCGAATCCACTCTGACAAAATAAAATAACAGACTAAGCCGTGCCTTAAGGGGGGCATTCTCCACACGGGACGGGGCCAAGGCCTTCATGTATGGGTGACAGATCGGCCATAGGAGTACTCCGGGATATACACCAGGGCAACTAATGTCGAGCATACGATGATGCCACCCGTTTTCATTTCGTGAAAGTCCCCGGCAGAGGAAAGGGCTGTAGTTGATGGCGCGTTCTGCTTCTTAGGGCGATGAAATCGTTCCTATGGGATCGTGCGTGGCAGCTGGTATAGATGATGATGAAAGGCGGGCCGCTTCAACCGGGACCTATTCTCATAATaggcagcaagcaaagctaaataggAAAGGGGGCGACTGATGACTGCCTTTTTCGTCAGAAATCAAAAAGGGTAGAATGTGGAGCTAATATGGCTGGCTACAAGTATAGCCAAAGAAAGATGAGACGAGACGGACTGTCAGAGGACGCAGCGGGACTACTAGGGGAAAGCCCGCCCCCGCTAGCTAACATAGATATCTATTCTTGGTGCGCATATTCGAGATTTAGAATCTCTTTTCGACCAGGCCAGGCCGAATCGGGCCACCACTTGGGATGGGAATGGCTCAGCCCACATGCATCATTTGATGAAAGCACTCCAGCCCAGTCGCCTCCGATCAGTGGCTTGTCAACCACCGGACCGTAGCTCCTCACCAAATGCCCCTGCGTTGGGGAAACACAGCACATGACTAGTTCGCTCAAGGACCACACCCTCTCGAGAGCAGGATGCCGGCCGAGATGGAGCGCCAACCTAGACTTTCCTTGGGCTTGCCTTGCCCCAACATCTAAATAAAGGGCGGGCACTGAAAAGGAAGCAGTGACGCCTTTTCGACGAAAGCTTAGCTTGGTAGGCGTAGCTTACTCACCCTACTCCCTTAGACAATGCAATGCTCTGAACACGAAAGTTTGCAGTTCAGCCCTCTTCTCCCATGCAGAGTCGCAGGCAGCGCCTCGGATAAAAGCACGGACGAGCCACATGCAGGGAAACTTGCACGTGTGGTTCTGGCCGGGGACCCCGGTATACTGTACTAATATGTGTAGGTCCCTGTAATTCGAGTGAGATTGTCATGGCGCAAAAGCAGATATGGTCCGGTATTCCCTTGTTCCCCGTATTGGTTATGTTCCTTATTCCTCGTCTAGCAGAAACTAATCGAGCTCCGTCTGATCTCCCAGAAGCGGAAGCTGAATTAGTTGCAGGCTATAATGTAGACAATGCGCGGGATGCGATCCTTAATAGTTCACTGTTGGCGGAAGCCAATGTCTCGGGGACTCATTCTGACTTAAACAAGGGGTGGGTCTTTACCAACTTCCAAATCCAAGATTTAGGGGAAAAAAGAGGGGCAGGGCACTCTTCATTCTTCATTCGAAACTCATGAATGTCGGGTCGGAGGTTTTTGCCTTGTTATCAAAAAGGGGAGTTGGGTAAAGCAAACTCCCTCCTTGGACGAGCACGGGGCTTAGTCAAGTAGAACCAGGTTGCGCTGCTTGATGCTCCGATCGAAAACAAATCAGTGGGGCCATGCCGGTACGACAGAATATGCGTTAGAAAGGCAATCCCTCCCCCCTTTTTGATTTTTTAATGAAAAACCGGGCCGAACTTCTAAAAAGCAGCCCACCTGCTTCCATAGAACAATATCGCGGCAACGTAGACCTAAGTGGATTTATTGGATCCCGGGGAACCATCACAAGTACGGCCGGCCTATAGAACGAGAATGCCGTGTCGTCCAGCGGAGCTTAGAAGAAGGTGACTCGGAGCCTAAGGAAGGTGACTCGCGCAGACAGCTGACTCCTTTTCAATAGAAAGGAATAGCCAAACCTACCCAGCTGGCTGGTCAATCTCAGTGATCTTATCGGCCGGCAAAGCGGAGACGGACGACCACGGTCCCGACCTTACCAGCACCGTAGGTTTACTAATCAATGAAGCCCCTCAACCTACTATCTTTTCTTACAAACTCAACCAAGCCTAACCAAACCCCATGCTCACGacatgttcttgatattgattgagtTGGAGGGAGCCAGAGACTACCACGGAATCCTTCCATAGTCACCCCGGTGACCTTCGTCACCAAAGCGTCACGACAGTTTCCAAGACCCCTCATATAATCTCCAGTGGGGATCAGTCGGAGCACGTAGGAATGCCGACCACTACATAAGCCACGTCTGGCTAAGGCGAGCAGCAAGCGGGGGAGAGTATTTTGAAGTACAAGAACGTTGGGGTGGGACACTAATACTTAAACTAGGGTTGCTTCTTAGCGCTAATCTTGCGTTTTTCAGCAGTTAGTTGTAGCACGCCTTCCCTCCTTCTCTCATTTCGGAAAGATTTGGCAGTATTTTCTTATGATGACCTGGTCGAGAGAGTACGAAACATCGGTGTAAAATATTGAGTGGGATGGTTATAGTAAGGGGCGAACCAAGAGCTTGCGCGAAGAAGCAAATCAATCAGAATGGAGACAAGGAAAGGAATCGAGGCCCGGCCCGGTAGCGATGCCTCTCACGCGGATGGGAGTTACTTTTCTTTATCACCGTAAGTGTTACGAAATGGACCCGCATTCCCCTTTGCTTTTCTTTTGCAACTAAGCTTAAAAGAAACATAGTAGTCTTTCAAGCCATTAGAAAACTCATTAAGTGCTCTGTTGAGTGAATGCCTGTTGAGAAGCTTAGGTCATACATTTCCAGCTAATTAGAATACAACCATGAATGTGGGGTTCGAATGCCATACAACTATTTATTCTGGTAAGTAGGATTGAAATGTAGTCCCTTTTTATTGGATCTGCCGCTCCGTTAAGTGAAATTCAAAGTAGGTGTGGGTCTAGGTAGAGGAAGTCATAAATCAAGTATCAAGTATTGTTATAAATATCATATATAGTAGTTGCCAAACTCACAAGCATCACACACTTCAATCTACTTTATTGAATAACTTAGCTAGATAGAACCGACTCAAGCTTTTAAATGAAAGAAGCAATAATGGCATAATTTCTGTCTCAAGACCTCTTGCAGCTACAGCCAATGCAGCACCTCCTTGATCAACATACAACACAGCCCATTACGCCTTGCTCCAGTCGCAGTATAAAGAGAGACTAGAACCTACTGGGGAGCCCTCGGCAGAGTCCCTATCGTTGTTGCAACAATTACACACAGAGTTCCGGAATTTCACATTTGTGAGAAGAAAGGGTATGTGTGTTTGAAAGGAGTGGTGCAAGAACGTATTCTGAGCCTCAGTCAACACAACTTGTTTCGCCTTTTTCGAACAGCATTCTTATCAGGACCCTCCTTTATATAAACCACTCGTAGATATATACCTGCCTGTGGCCTCAGATGAATACATCGATAGATAAGAAGGGAAATGCATCATCTAGAAAGGCTTACTGAGGTTTAGGGACGTTTGTGTGATGGATCATACGCTTACTCACGACGACTTGGCTATTCAATAAAGGATGGAGTCAACGTGAGCCTTAGGGTCCAAAAATATTCCATTGGTGTCAGCTATTAGCGATTATTCAAAGTCGTAATGGTATAAATTATTGGTCAATTCCACTGATTCTTCTTTCCCGTTCCTTCACTGGCTATAGCGCCTTACCTCTTCTGTGACTTGTCCTGAGATGAGAAGTATCAAAAGTGTCGGGGTTTGGTTTTATGTCATGCTAGACTCACGTTTCTCGTTCTTACGCCGGGTCCGCGACCTTACAAGGATACACAAGCTGGTGAAGGTTTCGGAGAAGCAGCAAGCTGTTCGGATTCAAGTTAGCTTTGAGCAGGCCTCGGGCGAGGAAATGCTTTGGCTATGCCAGGAGATAGTCGGCTCAGGGGCTTTTGGGCGGAGCCAAAGTGGTCCACATATGTACCATTTCCATCATCACAAGATCCCCTTTTTCTGTGTGCATAGAGATAAAGCGTGCTCTTATATTTAGATAAGAGAGAGATTTTTCTCAGCGCTTCCCCTTATCGGCTTGATCTTCTTCTGCCCCTCGGTAGAGTGAGTCTACTTAGCGAACTGGCAGGACGCGGAGATCGATTGATCAATATGCATATCGAGCATCTATAGTTATTCTCTCTTCCCAAAAGATATCTCAAGTCGCTTCCAACGTTTTGATGAGTAAGGGAGGGTATTTTCAACAAGATAACTATGGACGAACATCTTCCAATTTCCAATCTATATCTTTCATTGGGTAAGTAAGGGGAATAAGCAAGAACGGTGGAAAGCTTAAGAAAGTGCTAGTTCCTTTGCTGCGAATGGGTGGAATTGGTATCCCCAAAAGGTTGTTCTCTTAAAACCTCTGGCAAGGGGGGGTGGAAGAGTTCAAGTCTATCCCTTTGGTTAAGCTAATGTTGTTATACATCTCTACTATTATGGGCCACCACTTATTTAAAGGAAGTCGAGTACACATCTCCTTCAACCTGAAGGGCGAGGACCTGCAACGACGTAACATTTGAAAGAAAAGTAACCAGCATAGGAGAGTGATCAGAAAGCATACGATTCGAGGGAGGGTTGGCTAATCAAATTAGAATGAAGATTCCGCTCTATATGATAAACGTTGGTTGACTTTGATATGAAGTGTTGATTGTGTTTTCTATTCGTTCAGACCCCGATAGTGCTTCCCGTTGTGACTGAAGGAAGGTTCATTCTGTGCAAGATATATGCTAGTTTACAAGCATGAGACCCTCCTTTCGGGCCGGTAGACAGAGGCCTCAGTTCCAACGAAATGGGGAGCAAAAAGAGGTCGTGTCATACCATACAGATGAAATGAATGAAAGATATTCCTGCTGTTTCTGTGCCTATTAGTACTTCGCTCTGACCACATCAAGAGGAGTAGTTTGTTTTTCTTTTGTAAAGCGAGCCCAAGGAAATATATAGGAGAACATAGCTTGTTTTGTAGTAAGTAAATTCAAAGGCTCAAATCGTCTATATCAATGCAAGTATAGCTGGATGGAGTGACTCGTGCTTTCGAGCCATAAACTAATGCCGCCTCTCGGGAGCGCGTGTTACTATTCCATTCTCTGGAGCACAATCCAACGGAAAAAAAGTATGTTTCCAACCTACACCTTTAGTTGTTCCAGCTCGTGAGGAAGACGACTATGGAATTCAGATTTCCTTTCTCTCGAAGCAAGCCAGTCCTTAATTAATGATAGGGAAGGAAGGGATTGCTCTTAGGCTTGTGAGTCTTTTTATCATATGGATGGGTCGTACAACCCTTACATGGTCTCTTGGCATGAAATTGGGTACTTTTCGTCTATGGCGAGATGGAAGTTATCTGCAAAGAATGCCAACTTAGGACCGTCAAAGTGGAAATCGTATCAACCCACCGAAACCGCTCTTTGGAATGGAATGCATAGTATTGtgtattggaatggaaaagtcgaaTAATCAAGACATGGATCTAGTATCAACATGACCCAACTTCCATTCTCATGACCCGACTTATTCAATCACTTCCATTATCTTTCTATTGCTACAAATCGACAACAAAAAACATCCCTCGGAATTCCTGTTCGATAGGAAAAAATAGCTCTTCAACCAGAAATAGCAAgcaacatgtttttcttctctcttCCGGGCACACACCCTATCGGGTGACGCCACTGACAAACACCCTAAAGGGGAACGCAACACTTCCTATAACAGAAAAAGCAATATCTGAAATCTTTAAGCAACTAAAAAAGACGTATACTAAAAGATATGTGTTGAAAAGGGATGGTCAATAACAAGATGAACCCAATGCCCAATCTTCCCAATAGTATTCCTTAACTCTTGAATTGATACACTTGTTCATGGCATCTATTCTCTATCTTCACTTTTCACCTTCTCATCCTTAACCTCAGTGATCTGTTCCTCCTAGACATCCTTCTGCGTACAAAAACAGAAGAAGAAGCATGGGCATAAATCAATAGAATAGTTTAGTTTCAGAAGTCTTTTTTGATTGGTATATCAATCATGGTTTATAGGGAAATAGTTAGAATAGGAAAGCTTTGTTAGTTACTAATGTTTGGGTTTTTGTTTACGGCAATAGTAGGTTTCTTGCTTGTCATATTTAGAATATAAGCATCAGTTACGTTTGACGTCCAGCCTTTTTATAGAAGAGAAAGGAAGGGCAAGGGCGCAGCATAATATATAAGACAAACTTGCTCTTTGAGGGGAAATTTTTCCAACTAGACCGATAAATGAGAAAAAGTACCAGTCGTACCAAGAACCAAAGGCGCCAGCTTTCATTTATATATATACCGTATCTTTTAGCTGAAAAATCTATGGATAAGAACCGGCTCTGGGAGGAGGGGTGGCGCGATAGAGCAGTGAAAAGCTGGGATCTTTCCTTATCTTCGGTCGTGACGCCTTTTCCTTTTGTATGAGAAAGCGCTACAAAACATCCTTCTCGCGGGTTATCTTCTACTCAAGGAAGCTCTCTCCTATTCTTCATCCACCAACTAGCAGGAACGTAGGAGCACAAGAGGGTCATCATCTTCTGAAACGATTGGCTTTCGATCTGCTTTCCAAGAGGTGGTTTCTGACATGACCAGAAAGAGTGGAATTCTTGTTAGGATTGGCATGTCAAGTTGCTTTCTCAGACCCTAACATAAACCACCTTATCCTCACTCAGATTGTTCTTTTGGACTGGGCAGAAGCACGACCTCTATCTGACGTTTTCTCTATCCCTTCTAATCTCTCAATGGCATTTCCATCTCTCGATTCAATCAATCAAGTAAGTCCGGATGACACTTGTCTTTATTTAGTGTTTCCCCGGCTATTCAGCCATTACTTGCATCTCAGGTTCTTTGTACCCTTTTTTAGTGCCATGCACACTGAGGTTTCTGGCATGACCGAATCTTTTGAGAATATCGCTTATTACGTTAAtttcttcatcttgatgtactCAATCCATTCAAATTCCATAATTCCAATGCTATAATCCCTATATTAAGATGAAGTAAGAAAGCATCGGTCCTCTTATTTTCTGTCTTCTATGAAAGAATGTAGCTCGCTCTTTCAACCCGGGGCCCCCTCTGGGGAACTGTTTGAGTTTTAGCGTCGACCCCATTTCCTTTTGATCGTATTACCTTGACTCGCTGCAAAACATTTCGCTTTCTGCGCCACGCTCGTACGTGGTTTACACTCCTAGCCTTTCATCTGACTTTGCCATCGGGCAATTGTTTGTTTTCAACTAGATTGGATTCCGAACCAAGAAAGATAGGCAACTTTCACTTGAAAGAAAGGAGATTCAGAACTCTTGTATTCCAccgaataagaataagaataagaataagagcaAGAAGGGGCTATCTTCGTGAAGGGACCGGCACCAGAAAGTAGATCATATGGCCTTTCTTTCGCCAAAATCAAGTAAAGCCCCGGCCCAAGAAATGCAGCAAAGCAAGTCGTCTTTGGTTTGGAGCGAAATTCCCGGATGTATAGGCTTGATCGAGTGCCTTACCTAAAATCGACGATATAAAGTGGGCTCTTTAGCTTGCTCCGACAAAGGTCTCCTTCTCCCTTAGCAGCGAGACCAGTCCCTACCTCTTTTCAATCAATCTTTCATACCGTATGCCTTTTCTACGCCTAAAACAAGTTCATGTCTCTCCTCTCTGAAGTCggaccttattgaaaagtagtacgCTTTCTTTCGTGGTGTTCAGGATCCCATGCTTTGTAGTTCACGCATGGCTTTCTCTAACGAAGCTAATGCCGAATTAAAGACCTTAAACGGAAAGACACAGGAGGTGGCGAAAAACGAAAAAGAGAAAGAGCTTACAAACTTCTCTGAACCCGGTAGCCAGCGGAGCCCTTATTCATGGGTTAGGGACTAGCATTGAACAAAGTTGGTGACAGCCGAAGAAAAAGTGAAAGGGCAAGTAAATAATCTAAACATGCGGGTAAgcagcaaaaaaagaataaaagtaATGCGCCCTACCTGTTAGTAAAGTAAGGCCTTCCAGAGCCTATCTAACACAGACATACACGCGGATGAGGACACAGAAATAAATGGACGTCGATCCGGTACTGAAATTGCATAGCAAAAAATGCAATATGTTCATACTTGATGAAACACACATCATCCAATTCATGATTTAAGAACAAGAGAACAATATATTTACTTTTTTTACATCTGTAACTACATTCTCACATTTCTTTTTTGATCTCATGACTTTTTATGCGATCGGGAAACGAATAAGATCAGAAAGGCCATCATTGGGGCAAACAATGCAATAGCTTCGGTGAGAGCAAAGCCCAAAATGGCATAACCAAATGATTGTTTAGCCAATGATGGATTTCGCGCCACAGAATGAATCAAAGAACTGAGGACGTTTCCAATACTGACAGCAGCTCCGGCTAAAGCAATTGTAGCAGCTCCGGCACCTATTGATTTAGCACCTTCTAACATCTCGAGTCGAGAAAACACTTTTCTTGTCACGTTTTTCCTTCGCTGTTCTTTCTTGGATTTCTTGTTGATGATTCGAAGTACTTGGGCCTGCACCTCCATAATTTTCAAATATTGGGTTATGCGGACCACTAATTTGATACATATTATCACAATTTGCAAGGCTTGTCACATATTCAAGAAAATGAGCTGTGGATTGAAAATCATAAGGTATAGGTAATCATCAGGTATAGGTATAGGTAGGGGGTCCGTCAACCCTTGTGGGGCTGGGTGGGGTATCCTGAACTACTAGAGCAGCTCCCCCTTGTGGCTGGGGTAGACTCTCAGCAGCTTGGTTTACGCATGGCACGAAAATCTATCTTTATTATGTGCAAAAAGTCCAAAATAGCCTATTGGGGTTCAGTTGGCGAGAAAAGCCTTCTTCCTACATCTGCGAGTAAGGGGCAACCTTTTTGATTAATTCACAGGTAAGGCAAAGTGCTTTCTTTTAAAGAAGCATCTGGTTCCATCTTTCTTTCATTAGTTAAGCCACCTTTTTCTAAGAAGGATTTTTGTAATTCTGGATTAATAGTACTTAGAATGGCTTTTTCATATTGAGAAATTCTGTCTAGTGGCATTCGATCACAGAAGCCGTTGACAGCAGCATAAATCACAACAATTTGTTtttcaattggaagtggttcatattGTGGTTGTTTGGGCACTTCTGTAAGCCTTGCACCTCTATTGAGTAATGCCTGAGTCGCAGCATCAAGGTCTGACCCAAATTGAGCGAAGGCGGCCACTTCGCGATATTGTGCCAATTCTAGTTTTGAACTACCGCAGACTTGTTTCATAGCTTTCAACTGAGCGGCAGACCCGACGCGACTGACGGATAAGCCAATGTTAATAGCTGGTCTAATTCCGCGATAAAAGAGCTCTGTTTCCAAACAGATTTGTCCATCTGTAATGGAGATCACATTGGTGGGGATATAGGCCGATACGTCTCCAGCTTGTGTTTCAATCACGGGTAACGCAATCGAGCTACCTGCACCTGTCTAGTCTGATCGTTTAGCGGCTCTTTCTAAGAGACGGGAATGTAAATAGAAAACATCCCCTGGGAAAGCCTCACGGCCTGGTGGTCGGCGTAACAATAATGACATTTGTCGATATGCCACCGCCTGTTTACTTAGATCATCATATATAATTAATGCGTGCATTCCATTATCGCGGAAATATTCCCCCATGGCACACCCTGAATATGGGGCCAGAAATTGCAGAGGAGCAGGATCTGAAGCGGTGGCTGCTACAAGAATGGAATATTCCAAAGCATTCGCTTCTGAAAGAATTTGAACTAATTGTGCCACAATCGAGCGTTTTTGTCCAATCGCAACATAGACACAATACAATGTCTCACTCTCATTTGTGCCCCTTGAGTTCATTTGCTTTTGGTTTAATATAGTATCGATAGCTATTGCAATTTTTCCAGTTTGTCTGTCCCCGATTATAAGTTCTCGTTGTCCACGGCCTATAGGAACAAGGCTATCCACTGCTTTTAAGCCTGTTTGCATGGGTTCGTGCACAGATTTACGTTCAATAATCCCTGGGGCTTTCACTTTGACACGTCTTCGTTCGTGATCGCTTAGAGCCCCTTTTCCATCAATAGGTACTCCCAAGGCATCGACCACACGGCCTAACATGGCCTTTCCCGCAGGAACATCCACAATAGATCTAGTGCGCTTGACAAGATCTCCTTCTTTAATAGCGGTATCACTACCAAAGACAACAATACCTACATTCTCATTCTCAAGATTTAAGGCGATTCCTTTCACACCGCTGGCAAATTCCACAATTTCTCCTACTTGAATCTCGTTCAATCCATAAACATGTGCAATCCCATCTCCAACTGAGACCACTCGACCGATCTCATCCACTTGAAAATTCGTGTAAAAGTTGGTCATTCTACTTTCTAATAGAGTCATGAGTTCCGCAGCTCTGGGTGAGAATTCCATACTTTAACAAATTAGATGGATGATATTTTGAAGGGAGAAATCCGCTTTCAAGAAAAAGATCTTTACTTCACACAATCTCGATTTGAATTCTCATTTGGTGAACCGGGCATCTCGGACAAAGACAATAACAAGAAGAGATGGGAAGACCCTTCGCGGTCCTGCTCCCTGGTCTCTACCTTGCTTACCGCCCCTCGTAGGGGCCAGCGTACCCATACCGAAAACGATTTACTCTTTTTATGGGCGCTTTCGACTAGGCTCTCGTTAAGGAATCGGCCCAAACAAGACTGAGATTCCCGCGAGAATTGCTACGCTGCCTGCAGTGAAATTGCAAGAATCACTTTATATGCTATTTCGAAATCGAATGAATTGAGCAACTGTATTTCCCCAGGTTTCCATTGGAAAAGGGGCTTTTTTTTGTATGCAAGTGATGATCGATTGGCGGAGAAGCCGCTCCCGTATGGGGTGGCCGTGAGAATGATTCCGAGTCTTCCTGACCAGACCCATGTGGAACTTGTAAATAAAAGAGGTTTGTAAGTGCCTAGATGAGTAATAAGATAAGTACCTTTGCTAATAATCCAAAACCTTTCATCTTCTCTTTCTAGATATAGCAGCCTACCCATATTGATAGTGGAATTATTGATCTCTTTGTCGGATAGCGCATTTTGAATAAGTGTTATGGGTAAGGGCTTGACCTACCAGTTGAATGGAATCTACCGTTCTTTATGCTCTCGCTAGCTTTGAACTTGTTTGTACCAGTAATCAAACCCAGAATCTCATTTCCCATTGCTTTCATCGCATAGAGCCAGATGCCGCATCCACAAGCCTATTTAGTAAGTGGGGTGTATCCTTGGTGACACTTGAGAAATAATCCTATACTTCCAATAACCCACTACTTCCTCCATGGATGGTACATGGCAGGCATCTGCCGGAACTAGAGGCGAGCACTTTTCAATCAATTACGAGAGGCATTCGCTTCTCTGATCTTTAATAAGCGAAGCAACGAGCCTAGTAGGGGAAATACCTTCCTCAGGAATGTCATCAAAGCCAGGTTCTCCAATCGTAAAAGGGAATATTCCATGTCACAAGGGTTGTTTTTAGGTGCTGTCCTCGGCAGACCACCACAAAAGGTCCGAATTAGGCGAAACTTCTTTTGGTGCCAGCGAGAAGTAGTAACAAGAACTCCTCCTCTGTTCAATATCAGCCTGGTTTAGGTCTAGGTCATAATGAATTTTCTGATACCTTCCTTCGTCCATAGATCAGCGTTATGCTTTTGTCCCGTGATGAAGAAGGATAGAAGAATGGTAAGATAGGATCGTATTAGTGAGCCGTGGGAAAAGAGTTTTTTCGTACCTTGATTGGACCCACCCAAAAGCAACAGGAATCCCTTTCTCCTCCTATAAGGAAATCTCGTCGTTTCACTCTTCTTCAAGTACCATCGGATTAGTCAACTCAAACGCTGAGAGATTACTATAGAACCAAGGTGGCTTTGAGGTTGGCTCCACTCTCCAAATAGAGCAGTTACTTCGTTGATGACAAGAACCCCATTTCCACTAGCCAAAGAGCAATTCATTTCTTCGACTCAATGCCTCCTCATTTGCTCCCATTCCCATATTAATAAAAGAATTAGGGAAATGCGAGGGAAAAGAATGCCAAAAGCATTTAGAGATTTGACTGGGATTCGTTCTGGCTCAGATGGCGAGGGATTGCTATAACTATTTTTAGAAGCATTAATGAGATCTCTTTTTTTCTTCATAAGCTTGCATCATGAATCCCACTTCCCACTTTACCTACCTCTTTAGTAGTCTCACATCTCGGTTTAAGAAAGTGCTCGCTATATTCCCATACCTTCCTGTGCTTAATACCTAGCTTCAAAGAGCCCACTCTTTTATTTCATAGCCGAGAGGCATGAACGGTTGTGAAAAACCCTCTCCTG encodes:
- the LOC119349038 gene encoding ATP synthase subunit 9, mitochondrial-like, producing MEVQAQVLRIINKKSKKEQRRKNVTRKVFSRLEMLEGAKSIGAGAATIALAGAAVSIGNVLSSLIHSVARNPSLAKQSFGYAILGFALTEAIALFAPMMAFLILFVSRSHKKS